Sequence from the Deltaproteobacteria bacterium genome:
CAAGTCGCAGGCAGGATTTCTGCGAGCACGCGGTCGTAAGTAGCGGATTTCGTGAAGATCGACGGGAGACATTTAGGGACACCCCCTGATAAGAAAAATGACAGTTTATAATTGGAAACCAATTCCTGGGCTGAGACTGTATGCTCCGAATTCAAGTCGCATGTGCCAGTTTTCACTGAAATGCCAGTAAGCACCTATACTAGCATCCCATGCAAAATTTGAAACTGAAGCCTTGGTTAAACCACAATCAGCTTTGTGGTTAAAGCCTATACCCCAGCCCACTTTGGTAGTAGCAAAAGCTGACCAATCATGAGTTAAGTAAAATTGATAACGTACCCCAGCCATTGGAGTAATTCGCCACCATTTTTCATCACAGGCGGCAAAGGTAAAATTAAAGTATTCAAAGGCACCACCAGCTTCAAGAAATAAGGCATCATTAACTTCATCAATTAAACCGTCAGGCAATATTGGCAAGCCATACCAGCTAGCAACACCCAAATGTTTATACGATCCAAATAAATAGCCAAACAACAAACTAAAATCTAAAGTGTGGCGTCTAGAATCGTGTCTTGCAGTATTTTTTAGTCTTGACCAGTCAACTGCAGCGATAGCCGAATTAGTATATATTGATGCGATGAAAGCAAACAATAAGCTAATACTTAGTCGTTTCATTGTTGAAGCTTTCCTTTTTCAGCAATTTGGATATGCATGACCGTCATGCAAATTTGTATGTTAGAACATTAACCTTAAACTTAAACAAGATTACGGTGCTGACGCTTTGTGTCGATATAACGATTAATGTGCTCAATATAGGGTAGTTCGATATCTACGAAACGCAAACCCATAAGAGGAATAACTGGTCGATCGACATAGCTGGCGACTTCAGCGCGTGCTGCAACCGGAAAAGCAAGACCTGGTAACTTAAATTCTATATCAAGCATACCCGATCTAGGTCTGCCGGAGCAGCATAATCCCATAGTTGAGACGTTAGTGGCGATAAAATGAGTACCTGGATCTACGTTAACCCCCGAAATAATAGGGGCCCGCCAAGAACGCCGACGATCTAATTGTCGAGAATGTGCTTCACATTCAAGACGAAAAAGCTCAGCCGAAAAGGTATCTTCAAGCTCTAGTTGTGTTTGTGGTTCACGGTTATGGTTAGATTGTAGTAAATGGTACCAGCGATCGCTAACCAATAGAGATTCGTCAGTACCAAAAACAGGAGCTAGATCAACATCGATATCAAAATAAAGAGGGTCGTCGCGCAACATAACCCCTCCAAGGGAAGAGTGTTGAACTACTACATAATTTAAAATGTAAATATCGAATCTAGAAAGCAATAGGTCAAATTTATTGCAAATAGTTGCGATATATGTGCAGAGGTTCTATGCAATTAAACTTAGTTGAAGATATGAGAATTTATTTAGGGACACCCCCTAGGTAAAAGGAGAAATATATCGTGGCGCATCCAGTCATAATGCCGCAAATGGGAGAATCGATTGCCGAAGGTACTGTAACGCAGTGGCTTAAAAAGGTTGGTGATTTTGTTGAACGTGATGAACCGTTATTCGAAATATCTACTGATAAGGTGGATGCTGAAATTCCATCTCCAGCTACGGGAGTATTAAGAGAAATTAAAGTTCATCCTGGGGAGACTGTAGCTATTAATACGGTTGTGGCTATACTTGATGATGAAAGTGAACTTTCAATTGAGGATGCCTCGGTAGAAAAGACATCGAATGTTTCTAATACCAAAGCGAAAAATACAAATGCTTCTGATAATATTCAAGCGGCTAATAATGACACTACTGAGCAAACACGCCGTCGTAATTTGAGTTCACCGTTAGTTCGTAAAATTGCCACAAAACATAAAATTGATATTTCAAATATAGCAGGTAGCGGAGTTGGTGGTCGCGTAACCAAAGATGATATTCTGCGTTACATAGAAGCTAGTCAATCACCAGCAATGCCTAATGCAAGCAGTTTAAAATCTTCTGCGGACATTGATAATAATTTCTCAAGTATTAATATTGAACTGCATCGCAATATACCTGAAGCTTTTCGGCCGCGAGTTTTTTCAGGTGATCGCATTGAAACTATGTCGACAATGCGTGCTAAAATTGCAGAACATATGCAATTATCGCGGCGCATTTCAGCACATGTACAAACAGTTTGGGAGGTGGATGTTACTAAAATTATAAATATGCGCCAAAAATATAAACAAAAATGGCAAGAACAACATGGGGTATCATTAACTTATACTTCATTTTTAATGAAGGTTACTATTGATGCGATTAAAACTTACCCAGTGTTAAATGCATCACTTGATGAAAATAAAATTATTTATCATCAGAAAGTAAACCTTGGTTTTGCGGTGGCGTTAGATTGGGGACTAATTGTACCGGTAATACATCATGCTGATGAATTAAATCTATTGGGTTTACAGCGTCGAGTTAATGATCTTGCTGCTCGAGCGCGTAATAAAAAACTTTCACCCGATGAAGTGCAAAACGGGACCTTTACTATTACTAACCCAGGTGTTTTTGGTTGCCAATTTGGGCTACCGATTATTGCGCAACCGCAAGTTGCGATTATGGGTATTGGTGCGATTGAGAAACGACCTGTAGTTATTGATGACATGATCGCAATACGTTCACGAATGTATTTTTCATTATCGTTTGATCACCGTGTCATTGATGGTGCTGTTGCAGATCAATTCATGTCACAAGTAAAAGCAAATATAGAAGGTTTTAAAGAATCCAACATGTGAGGCTGTAGGTGTCTATTAGGCAATTACGTATTGAGCGAATGGGACGGGTAGCCTATTTGCCAATGCTTGCTTTACAAGAAGCTCGGCACCAAGAAGTTTATGCAGGTTTTGGTCCAGAAACACTATTTCTTCTAGAACATTACCCGGTGATAACTCTCGGTAAAAATGCCAAAAGAGAAAACGTGCTATATTCTGAGGTCGAATTAAAACAAAAAGAGGTTGAACTTATCGCCACGGGTCGTGGAGGTGATGTTACTTATCATGGTCCCGGGCAAATTGTTGGATATTTTATTTTAACCCTAGGTCAAGGCGAACAAGACATTAAAGGGTATGTAAATCGTATTGAAGAAATACTTCTTCGAACTCTTGCAGATTTTAATATTAAAGCTGCGCGTACTGAAGGTAAACGTGGAGTATGGGTTCAAAATAAAAAAATTGGTGCTATTGGTGTTAGAGTTTCTCGTTGGGTAACTATGCATGGTTTTGCTTTAAATATTACTACAGATTTAAAAGCTTTTGATTTAATCGTTCCTTGTGGTCTTCATGATTGTGGAGTTACTTCATTTGCCCAGCTTGGATGCATGGCAAGTATTCATAAAGTTGAAGATAGACTAATTGTAAATTCGGGGGCAGTATTAGGGCGAAATCCTTATGAGGCATCTGCAAGTGCACTGCCGCAATTTTACAGTTCTAATCAAAAGATTATTGTGAATAATTTTATAAACGGAACTTATCATGAGTGAAATAACCGAAATAGTTGCAGTTGATAATCATGATCAACCACCACGACGTCCACCATGGTTGCGAGCAAAAATAAACGATAATGATACTTATCGCGAAATTGGTCGTTTGCTTAATAAGCTTTCATTAAATACAGTTTGTCAATCAGCGCGTTGTCCGAACATTTGGGAGTGTTGGGGGCAACATCGAACCGTAACTTTTATGATAATGGGAGATATATGCACACGTGCTTGTCGTTATTGTGCGGTTACCAAGGGTAAAGCGCCGGCAGCGCTTGATATTAACGAGCCGCAAAATATTGCTAAAGCAGTACAGCAATTAGGTTTAGCACATGTGGTGGTTACTAGTGTTGATCGTGATGACTTGGCGGACTATGGGGCTGCACATTTTATAGCGACTATAAATTATATTCGCGAACTTAACCCTAAGTGTCGTATTGAAATATTGACTCCAGATTTTCAAGGTAATGAGCAAGTTATTAATAAAGTTCTTGCAGCTAGCCCTACTGTTTTTGGACATAACCTTGAAACAGTAGCTAATCTATTTGCCTATCTTCGCCCCCAGGGTTCATATACAACATCACTTAAATTACTTGCGCAAGTGGCGTATCATAACAAAGTGTCGCAGCAAAAAATTATAACTAAAAGTGGTATTATGGTGGGTTTAGGTGAAGAGATAAGTGATATTTTAAGTGCTATGGAGGACTTACGAGAGCATAGTTGTGAAATATTGACTATTGGGCAATATCTTAATCCAACTAAACAACATGCTTGTGTTAAAAAAATTTATACTCCTGATGAATTTATAATGTTGCGTAATGAAGGATTAAAGCGTGGTTTTTATAATGTAATTAGTGGGCCGTTGGTGCGTAGTTCATACCATGCGCATGAGCATGTTATAGGCGCTACCAGCACCGGGATTTAAGTCAACTAATGCATGGTGAAGAAGGATACGCTTCTGGTATCACCGGTGGGCACTCTGCTAGCAGCAAGTTAGGGTCTTATGAATCAGCAACTCGTATTAGTTATGTATCAACAACAATAGGCAGTGAACTAGGCAACTAAATTTGTTAGTCGTTTAAAAAATCAACACTGCACATACCTGGGGCAACACCTTCAAATAAAATCGTGCCAGCAATATCTGTATGGCCATAAGCAATACGATCACCACAAATAAGACGAGCTTCATTTTCTGGCAGTGGGTTTATGCCATCATTCATAGCAATTTCTACCCAGTCACCAAGTGGTTCAATATGAGCATTATAAAATTCATCTCCAATAGCAATTTGTAATTCAAGTGGGCGACGAAGTTCAAAAAAGAGTAAGTCGTTAAGCGGGTGTTGAATAATATTTTCACCAATTTGTAGTTCATATGCCATGTAATCAACTAGATATCGGTGATGCCCGTTAAGGCCGAACAAAGAAATATGTATTTTGCTATCATGAGGTAACACTTTAGTATTAATATTTACTTTTAAATTAGCATATTTTGAACCGGCGCCAATAACACGGTATTGAAGTTTTGTATTATCGATATTTGAGAGAAGTTGTTTGTTTTTGGGAATAAGGTTTTGTGTATTTGCAAATCGATTGATTTCTCGATTTAATAATTCACGCTGTTGTTCATTGGTAGCATTAGAGTTAGATGAAAATTTTGAAAAGCTATTAGCAATAATTAATTGAGCTGTAGCTCGTATCTTAGTTCGGCGATTTTCATCATTTTCCCAAGCACTAAGAAATTTATTAATTCGTTTATCTTTTAATTGTACTAAAGCTACTGCCAATGCCTCTTTCGTTTGACGGTCATTTGCAAACTGTAAAGAATCCCAAAGAATATTGTTAGCTTTAGTGTCACCAATACGTGCAAGCGCCAATGCCGCCTCAATTATTAGTTGCTGACAGCTTTCATTTTCAAGGCAGTTTTGTCGTGAATCGAGATTACCGATTGAAGCTAAAGTTCGGATACGTTGTTTTGATAAGATATTAAAGTCAGTATCATAAGCCAATAGCGCCGATAATAATGTCTCATCATCGTTTGCTTTTTTTATGATAGGAAAAAGTAGTTTGGCCATTGTGGTTGTACGGTATTTTGCTAAATATGAAATAAGTTTAGCACGAATAAAATCATCCTGGGTTGTTTTAGCTAATTTGATAAGAGGTCTACTTTCATGGTTAGAAACAATAGGTTGTTGCATCAAGCTAGCCGCCGCAGCCTGACTAATCTCTGTATTGGTACTGTTTAGAAAATAGATTAAGCGTGGGATATTAGTTAAATCGGGGTAACTACCAAGTGCAATGACAGCAGCAGCTTGAAGTTTTAGTTCAGTCGTATCGATAAGAGGAAATATTTGGGCGATGCCACCTGAGCACTTTAGACGAGATAAAGCTAATAATAGATAACGTTGGACTTCGAAATGCTTTTCATTTTTTAGTGCCTGTAAAACAATTGGACAAGATTCAATAAACCCAATGGCTTCAATTGCTTGGGCAGCATATTTTTTACTTTTTATTGTTATGTCATCATCGATTTTAGTGTCAGTATTATCTTCAGTAAGTTGCTCATCATTATATGTTGGGTTTGTAAAGGCCTGTTCGGCGAGAAGACGTGCAGCGTCATTTTTTAACAATCGTAATGATAAATAAAGAACCGGATTTGTGTTTAGCAATGGGGCAATTGCGGTAGTAGCGTTCGGTGAATCTGCAATTACTAATATATGAGCAAAAGGTGGTTGTGGGTTTTTTGTGTTCCAAGCTTCAAGGGCACTGAACCATTCGTTAGGATATTGGTCAACATTATCTGGAGTATATCGTAAAAGAAAAGTCGCTGTCGGGAGGCGAAGAGCGTCATTTTCTTTAGCGCAGTCCATCCATTTGTTGGCATATTTGTTGTATATTTCTTCAGGGGTTACTTTTTCAGAAGAATCTAACGAGTTAATTATTTGCAGTAAATCTTCAGAACAACCTACATAGTTTAAATTTAAAATCCAAAGAGCAAATTCATCATGGGTAATTTTATTGCGAATTAGACGTAAGACTTTTAGATGATGCTTTTGAGGCAAACTAGCAAAGTTTTGTTGTACTATTGCCGCCCAAGTCATAAAATCTTTTAAAGATAATGGGGATATCTGTTCGATAGCAGTCTGTAGCATTTCATCGTCAGTGGCGGCTAACAGTTCAGCCCATAAACGATCCGCTAACTGTGAGCTAGTCTCCTCACGGTTTACGAATTCGTCAGTTTTTATATTATATTCTTTTATAGATCGCGATTTTTCAAATTCAGTGGACTCATTTGCAAAAGCTGTAACGGGAGCACAAAAAAATAAATCAGTGAAACAAAGCGAAATATAAATAACAATAGATTTTATAAGCATATACGTACCTAAAATTATTAATAAAAAGTTTGTGAAATAATTTTGACATAATATATTGCAATTGTTTACTCATTTTTTATGGATGGATTATTAGGACCGATTTTAATTGATAATTCTTAAAAAGCAATGTACAAGGCTTTTTTTATTTCTGATCTAGCCAGTTTTAATTGTTATGGTGTATGTATTATTTACCAGAAGGGGGATAATTATGAAAATGACATTGATTATTTCTAATTGTGAGCGAATAGCTGTTGTTGTCGGTTTATTAATGTTTTCAGCGTGTGGTCCCTCAAAAGTTATTCACCCAACAATGCTACCAAAAATTCCTGTGGTTCCAACCAAAAAGCAGATTGTGGTAAGCGAAGTACAATATGATGTACGTGTCGTACCGCCCAATGTGACTAGTTTTATGGAATGTGTAAGTCGCGAGACTTTTAGCCAATTGCAAAAATCAGGTTTTTTACCTGATACTATTCTCGAGCGCGATGCCATATCAAGAGATGCAAAAACCAAACGCTATCTTATTCGTTATCGGGTTAATGATTTTAAAGAAATAATTGATGGGAATGCAATGTGTCCAAATGATAATACGATAGAGATATTAGTTCAGATGAAATTTTATGATGTAACTGGCGTGAAATTACATAAAACCAGCACGGTTGAAGCAAGTGTTACTTATGAAAGCAATATGTTTGATACTACAGCAATTAAACCATTATTTATGACTGAATATCATCTTTTAGCAAAAGGCAAAGTTTCAATGGGTGATAAGGGTTCTGAACGTATTGCCTATTCTCGTGCTATGGCAAGCGAGTTAGCAACACAACTAGTTATAAAAACCGCTGAAGCACTACACGCTCGTTGGCCTAAGTAATACTTATGGCGTATTATCTTACTCATATACTGCGGCAAACAAAAGCTCGGCAGCATCAAGCATTGCAGGTCCAGCGTTATCAATAAGTTGTGAGGGTAACTCAATAATTTGACCATCTTTGGTGCATGCTGATAAGTTTTTAAGGCCAGAGTGTTGGCAGATAAATTGCTTCATACCATTTTTAGTAACAATTATTTCTGGAGCAAGAGTTAATATATCTTCTGTGCGGTAATGTGGCCAAGCTTGATAGTTATTAAGTGCGGCAACATCAATTAAACCTGCATAGGTTAGAATATCATGATAACTAGTACCAATGGTGCCACCAAATAAAGTTGATCCCATAGTAGCCAAGTAAATAGCGCGTTTGCGTGATGTAATATCAAGGGTCGCAGCAATAGAGCGTAAGCGTCGTAAAAAACTTTTAGTAAAACGTAAACCACGATCATTGTGACCGATAAGTTTAGCAATTTGATGTGCTTGTTGAATTAGTGATTCAACACCATGCATTTCTCCAAGATCAAAGACTTCAATACCAGCTTCGCGTAAACGAGCAACACTACGAGCATTACTACTACCGCTGCTATTAACAAGTACTAAATCAGGTACCAGGGTAAAAATAGTTTCTGGCTCAGCAATATTAGCGCTAATATTTTTACCCACATACTGATATCCCCATGGTGACTGTTGCGCACCATAAGGTGAGAAAGTAATAATGCGATTAGGTTCACATAATTCAAATAATAAGCGATCGGCTATTGGGCTTTGTGAAACGATCCGCTGAAAGTTACGAATTTTAACAATATGTCCGGTTGCATCGGCAATAGTAGTAGCTTTATCAGAATGTTTTATCTCAGGGTGAGCACCTATATTTTGATTGCCATTATGATAACTTAAGCCAAATATTAAAGCCAAAATAATAGCAATAATAAAGCTACTGATATTTGCCCAGGTAATTGCTTTCATTACTTGGCCTCATTATATAGACGATAACCAAGTCCACCACCTGGTATTAATTCAACCCCGAAAATATCGCTTAATCTAGGAGAGGAAAATACTGCTTTTGTAGTATCGTTTATTGCTAACTTACCATTAGCAATAATTAATGTGTGATCAGCTAGTGTAAGTATTTCATCGAGACTATGAAGTACGGTTATAATACAGCGACCAGCTTGTGCCATTTTTTTTAAGAGAGTTAATAACGTTAAAGCATGAGCCAAATCTAAAGCTGCAGTTGGTTCATCTAGTAATATTATTTGGGCATTAGTAGCTAGGGCTCTAGCGATTAATACACGTCGTTTTTCGCCATATGATAATTCAGAAAATCTACGCTCTTGCAAATTTTCAATATCAGCAGCCTTGATTGCGTCAGTAATAGCAATTTTGTCTTCTTTATTTAAGCTACCTAAACCACTACGATGCATGAATCGACCTTGGGCAACAACAGTTTGTACTGCAATAGGTGCAGTTAGGAGAGAAAATTGTGGTACATACGATATATGACGAGCTCGTTGCAGTATTGATAATTTAGTAGAATCCATCCCTACTACTGAAATTTTTCCGATCGCTGGTAGTAGACCAAGAATAGCTTTAATTAAAGTGCTTTTTCCTGCTCCATTTGGTCCGATGATACCAGTGATTGTGCCGGGCATTGCCGAAAAGTTAATATTACTGAGCAATGTGCGATTAGCTAACTTAACTGATAAATTAGCAACAGCCAAAGCTGGTTCAACCATGCAATAACTCCCGGCGTTGTTTGAGAATAAGCAACAAAAACAAGGGAGCTCCGACTAGCCCGGTTACTACGCCAAGTGGCACATGCGTTCGTCCTGGCAATATACGAGTTAACAAATCACAAGCAACTAGAAAGGTGCCTCCGGCTAGCGCTGCGACAGGTATAAGACGGCGATGATTAGCGCCGATCCATGGACGCAGGGCGTGTGGCACCACCAGTCCTACAAAGCCAATATTACCACATAGTGAAACGGCAGCGGCGGTAAGTAATGCTGTCCAGATAATCCCCCAACGTCTCACTTGTGCAACATTAACTCCTAACGAGGCAGCTTCTTCTTCGCCTGAGAGTAAAAGATCAATAGACCGCCCCCAAAACCATGCAGCAATTATACCGAATATTGTCAATGGAAGTGCCATCAGAACTTGTTGTTTACCTACTCCACCTAAACCACCAAGTGTAAAGGCAACAACGGCACGGCCAAGGTCCCAACTATCTTGGGCAATACTAGTAGCTAAGGCACCAGCGGCAAGAAACAATGAAGATAAAGTAAAACCAACAAGTAAAAATACTAAGGGGCCACTATAAACTCGACCAACTACTAGCAGTATAAATAAGGCAATAAGTGCACCGCCTAAGCAACCGAAAGGCAAAATTAACTCTGGCGCAATATGAAATAGTTGACGCGCAAGTATGGCATTTAAGCCAATTATAGCTAGTTGCCCGCCTAAACTAGCACCACCGGTAGTACCTAAAATTGAGGGACTAACCAAGGGATTACGAAATAGTCCTTGTACAATAACACCACCTACGGCTAATGCGGCGCCTACCATAAAAGCAGCAACTAACCGAATACCGCGCAACCTTAATAATGTTGATCGCAGCGTTAAATTATCAAGATCAGCTCGACCTAAACTTAATGAAAGTGCCCCTAAAACTAGCATGAGTATTACTAAGATCAAGCAAGTTATTAATAGCCTGCTATTACTATCAGCACGCAAGTCCGGGGAGGTAACTGTTGTAGTCACGAGTTTAGTATTTGATTACTTGACGTGGGGGTAAATTGTGTTCGGGATCAGGGTTTAAGTTATTAACTTCGGTGCAGGTTGCAGCATCACTCGTAGAAAATACGCGCAATTTAGGATCCGTCATTGAACCATCTGTAGCTAATAGTTTTTTGGTGGTAGGATCAGCAAATAAACTACTTAACTGCCAACTGCCAGAAGCGGTAAATACGCTGGCAACTTTGTCATTGTTTAAAGATAAGCGCCAAATTTCGTCATTTTGATCATCACCATTACCCATAACCACCACGAAAATTTGATCGCTATCCATGGCTGCAACGGTCATACCAGAAACTGTGCGATTGGCAAAAATATTATAATTATAACTTTTTGCAATAGTTGGTGGTGAAACACTAATATCTACAGCAACAATACCAGCAGTTTCAGATTGGGGTTGGCTATCGCTATAAAGTCCATAGCAAGCGATTATTAAATTTTGCGCTTCATTAATGTAGGCCATAGCCTCACAATCGAGAAATGGTAGCTCGATACTGTCAGTAATTGTATCGGTTTCGGAATCAATTACAATCAAAATACTAGGGGCGGCCGTGTCATAAAATGCAGAAATTCGACCAAGAGTAAGATAAACCATATTGTCAATAAGCATCAGTTGTGCTGGTCGTGCTAATACACTAGCATTATCAACAGCGGCGATTATTTCTGATAAATCAATGTGACCAATAATACTTGGGGTACTAGGATCGATAATTAGAATATCATCACCACGTTCAAGATCGTTAACATCAGGTTCTTCACTATTATAAGAAGCATTTTGAGCAAAACGAGTCACGTATGCTTTAGTTGTAGAAAGCGTGAGCACATCACGGGGATTAGCATAAAAATTACCAGAGCCAGTTGTTCCCACCGCGAGTTGCGCACGAACAGAACAGGTGACCGGATTGAGCCAAATGATTGCCGAATTGCTGCGATCGATAAGTACCAGTTCTGATTTGTCGTTTTTAGGAGTACTTGCGAGGACGACGTCGCCTGATAATGCTTGTGATAATTCAGGTGTTTGTGAACCAGAGCTAAGACAATTACTCTGTGCTAAGGTAAAATCGTCATTTAACAAACTAATGCTCGTACTTTCATAGTCGCTGTTGACAACAGCTATACCAGAAGCTGGGCCGCCTTTGTTTAGTAGGTTTTCATCTTCAGGGCAGCCAGCCAAAGTAAATGAAATAAATATAGAGAAAGCTGTAAAGAAATAATTGTGGAACTTCATAATTTACATACCTTGTGATAAGTTCGATGTTGTAACATCGAGGTTGATATAAAAACTACGACCAGGTAAGGGATAACCGATTAAATCTGAAACTTGTGTATTGCTAATATTTTTTACGCTCGCCATAATACGTATATGGCTATTAACGCTATTTAGATATACTCCGGCGCTAAATAATAAACGCTGGTTTATTTGCACCATGTTAGTAGGGTCGGCATAATTATCACTGG
This genomic interval carries:
- a CDS encoding iron ABC transporter permease; its protein translation is MLVLGALSLSLGRADLDNLTLRSTLLRLRGIRLVAAFMVGAALAVGGVIVQGLFRNPLVSPSILGTTGGASLGGQLAIIGLNAILARQLFHIAPELILPFGCLGGALIALFILLVVGRVYSGPLVFLLVGFTLSSLFLAAGALATSIAQDSWDLGRAVVAFTLGGLGGVGKQQVLMALPLTIFGIIAAWFWGRSIDLLLSGEEEAASLGVNVAQVRRWGIIWTALLTAAAVSLCGNIGFVGLVVPHALRPWIGANHRRLIPVAALAGGTFLVACDLLTRILPGRTHVPLGVVTGLVGAPLFLLLILKQRRELLHG
- the lipB gene encoding lipoyl(octanoyl) transferase LipB — protein: MSIRQLRIERMGRVAYLPMLALQEARHQEVYAGFGPETLFLLEHYPVITLGKNAKRENVLYSEVELKQKEVELIATGRGGDVTYHGPGQIVGYFILTLGQGEQDIKGYVNRIEEILLRTLADFNIKAARTEGKRGVWVQNKKIGAIGVRVSRWVTMHGFALNITTDLKAFDLIVPCGLHDCGVTSFAQLGCMASIHKVEDRLIVNSGAVLGRNPYEASASALPQFYSSNQKIIVNNFINGTYHE
- a CDS encoding ABC transporter substrate-binding protein codes for the protein MKAITWANISSFIIAIILALIFGLSYHNGNQNIGAHPEIKHSDKATTIADATGHIVKIRNFQRIVSQSPIADRLLFELCEPNRIITFSPYGAQQSPWGYQYVGKNISANIAEPETIFTLVPDLVLVNSSGSSNARSVARLREAGIEVFDLGEMHGVESLIQQAHQIAKLIGHNDRGLRFTKSFLRRLRSIAATLDITSRKRAIYLATMGSTLFGGTIGTSYHDILTYAGLIDVAALNNYQAWPHYRTEDILTLAPEIIVTKNGMKQFICQHSGLKNLSACTKDGQIIELPSQLIDNAGPAMLDAAELLFAAVYE
- a CDS encoding ABC transporter ATP-binding protein, whose protein sequence is MVEPALAVANLSVKLANRTLLSNINFSAMPGTITGIIGPNGAGKSTLIKAILGLLPAIGKISVVGMDSTKLSILQRARHISYVPQFSLLTAPIAVQTVVAQGRFMHRSGLGSLNKEDKIAITDAIKAADIENLQERRFSELSYGEKRRVLIARALATNAQIILLDEPTAALDLAHALTLLTLLKKMAQAGRCIITVLHSLDEILTLADHTLIIANGKLAINDTTKAVFSSPRLSDIFGVELIPGGGLGYRLYNEAK
- a CDS encoding 2-oxo acid dehydrogenase subunit E2; amino-acid sequence: MAHPVIMPQMGESIAEGTVTQWLKKVGDFVERDEPLFEISTDKVDAEIPSPATGVLREIKVHPGETVAINTVVAILDDESELSIEDASVEKTSNVSNTKAKNTNASDNIQAANNDTTEQTRRRNLSSPLVRKIATKHKIDISNIAGSGVGGRVTKDDILRYIEASQSPAMPNASSLKSSADIDNNFSSINIELHRNIPEAFRPRVFSGDRIETMSTMRAKIAEHMQLSRRISAHVQTVWEVDVTKIINMRQKYKQKWQEQHGVSLTYTSFLMKVTIDAIKTYPVLNASLDENKIIYHQKVNLGFAVALDWGLIVPVIHHADELNLLGLQRRVNDLAARARNKKLSPDEVQNGTFTITNPGVFGCQFGLPIIAQPQVAIMGIGAIEKRPVVIDDMIAIRSRMYFSLSFDHRVIDGAVADQFMSQVKANIEGFKESNM
- a CDS encoding PilZ domain-containing protein, whose product is MLRDDPLYFDIDVDLAPVFGTDESLLVSDRWYHLLQSNHNREPQTQLELEDTFSAELFRLECEAHSRQLDRRRSWRAPIISGVNVDPGTHFIATNVSTMGLCCSGRPRSGMLDIEFKLPGLAFPVAARAEVASYVDRPVIPLMGLRFVDIELPYIEHINRYIDTKRQHRNLV
- a CDS encoding HEAT repeat domain-containing protein, with the translated sequence MLIKSIVIYISLCFTDLFFCAPVTAFANESTEFEKSRSIKEYNIKTDEFVNREETSSQLADRLWAELLAATDDEMLQTAIEQISPLSLKDFMTWAAIVQQNFASLPQKHHLKVLRLIRNKITHDEFALWILNLNYVGCSEDLLQIINSLDSSEKVTPEEIYNKYANKWMDCAKENDALRLPTATFLLRYTPDNVDQYPNEWFSALEAWNTKNPQPPFAHILVIADSPNATTAIAPLLNTNPVLYLSLRLLKNDAARLLAEQAFTNPTYNDEQLTEDNTDTKIDDDITIKSKKYAAQAIEAIGFIESCPIVLQALKNEKHFEVQRYLLLALSRLKCSGGIAQIFPLIDTTELKLQAAAVIALGSYPDLTNIPRLIYFLNSTNTEISQAAAASLMQQPIVSNHESRPLIKLAKTTQDDFIRAKLISYLAKYRTTTMAKLLFPIIKKANDDETLLSALLAYDTDFNILSKQRIRTLASIGNLDSRQNCLENESCQQLIIEAALALARIGDTKANNILWDSLQFANDRQTKEALAVALVQLKDKRINKFLSAWENDENRRTKIRATAQLIIANSFSKFSSNSNATNEQQRELLNREINRFANTQNLIPKNKQLLSNIDNTKLQYRVIGAGSKYANLKVNINTKVLPHDSKIHISLFGLNGHHRYLVDYMAYELQIGENIIQHPLNDLLFFELRRPLELQIAIGDEFYNAHIEPLGDWVEIAMNDGINPLPENEARLICGDRIAYGHTDIAGTILFEGVAPGMCSVDFLND
- the lipA gene encoding lipoyl synthase, whose translation is MSEITEIVAVDNHDQPPRRPPWLRAKINDNDTYREIGRLLNKLSLNTVCQSARCPNIWECWGQHRTVTFMIMGDICTRACRYCAVTKGKAPAALDINEPQNIAKAVQQLGLAHVVVTSVDRDDLADYGAAHFIATINYIRELNPKCRIEILTPDFQGNEQVINKVLAASPTVFGHNLETVANLFAYLRPQGSYTTSLKLLAQVAYHNKVSQQKIITKSGIMVGLGEEISDILSAMEDLREHSCEILTIGQYLNPTKQHACVKKIYTPDEFIMLRNEGLKRGFYNVISGPLVRSSYHAHEHVIGATSTGI